The Metabacillus litoralis genome contains a region encoding:
- a CDS encoding glycerol-3-phosphate dehydrogenase/oxidase, translated as MTQFSSINRSKYLEEMEASTLDLLVIGGGITGTGIALDAQVRGLKTGLIEMQDFAAGTSSRSTKLVHGGLRYLKQFEVKLVAEVGKERAIVYENAPHVTTPVWMMLPIIENGTFGKFSTSIGLKVYDYLAGVKKVERRKMLNKTNSIEREPLLREQGLKGSGVYVEYRTDDARLTLEVMKEAVNRGVLAANYTKAEEFIYNKGKVIGVQIQDLLTGEKRKIYAKKIVNAAGPWVDTLREKDKSKKGKYLHLTKGVHLVIDSSRFPLKEAVYFDTPFNDGRMMFAIPRDNKAYVGTTDTNYKGSISHPRMTVEDRDYILKATNYMFPNLNLTTNDVESSWVGLRPLIHEEGKDPSEISRKDEIFVSPSGLVTIAGGKLTGYRKMAEGVVNLVLEELRGKNYPACTTDQIILSGGDVGGSNQYPSFVKEQVQKGINLGLTEEEATKLVKRYGSNISALYEVIKHRGHEAETAGLSLEVYASLIYGIEQEMVGTLCDFFIRRTSALFFDINWVIKWKEPVTKFMATIFSWSLEEEQRFRDELEKHIYDATVPVDYDEHPHAKSV; from the coding sequence ATGACACAGTTTTCTAGCATAAATCGTTCAAAATATTTAGAAGAAATGGAAGCGAGCACTTTAGATCTACTAGTTATCGGTGGTGGAATTACAGGAACAGGAATTGCTTTAGACGCCCAGGTTCGTGGTTTAAAAACGGGATTGATTGAGATGCAGGATTTTGCTGCAGGTACCTCTAGCCGATCTACAAAACTAGTACATGGAGGCTTACGCTATTTAAAGCAATTCGAGGTAAAGCTAGTAGCAGAGGTTGGAAAAGAGCGGGCAATTGTCTATGAAAATGCCCCACATGTTACAACACCTGTCTGGATGATGTTGCCTATCATTGAAAATGGAACATTCGGTAAGTTTTCCACTTCAATAGGCTTAAAAGTATATGATTATTTAGCTGGAGTTAAGAAGGTTGAAAGAAGGAAAATGCTGAACAAAACAAATTCAATCGAACGCGAACCTCTTTTACGTGAACAGGGCTTAAAGGGATCTGGGGTGTATGTTGAATATCGAACAGATGATGCGCGATTAACATTAGAAGTAATGAAAGAAGCGGTAAACAGAGGTGTTTTGGCAGCTAATTATACAAAAGCAGAAGAATTTATTTATAACAAAGGAAAAGTCATTGGAGTTCAAATTCAGGATTTACTAACTGGTGAGAAGCGGAAAATTTACGCAAAGAAAATTGTAAATGCTGCAGGTCCATGGGTTGATACGTTAAGAGAGAAGGACAAATCAAAGAAAGGGAAATATTTGCACTTAACAAAAGGTGTTCACCTTGTTATTGATTCGTCACGTTTTCCTCTAAAAGAAGCAGTGTATTTCGACACTCCTTTTAATGACGGTAGAATGATGTTTGCTATACCGCGTGATAACAAAGCATATGTAGGCACAACTGATACAAATTACAAAGGCTCAATTAGCCACCCTAGAATGACAGTAGAGGACAGAGATTATATTTTAAAAGCTACTAATTATATGTTTCCAAATCTAAACTTAACAACGAATGATGTTGAATCAAGCTGGGTAGGCTTACGTCCTCTTATTCACGAAGAAGGAAAAGATCCTTCAGAGATTTCTAGAAAGGATGAAATCTTTGTCTCACCGTCCGGCTTAGTGACAATCGCTGGAGGAAAGCTAACAGGTTATCGCAAAATGGCAGAAGGTGTTGTAAATCTTGTATTAGAAGAACTAAGGGGAAAAAATTATCCTGCATGTACGACAGACCAGATTATTCTTTCAGGTGGAGATGTTGGTGGTTCCAATCAGTACCCTAGTTTCGTGAAAGAACAGGTTCAGAAAGGGATAAATTTAGGTCTAACAGAGGAAGAAGCAACGAAGCTAGTGAAACGATATGGATCAAATATTTCTGCCCTCTATGAAGTAATCAAACATAGGGGACATGAAGCGGAGACTGCTGGACTTTCGTTAGAAGTATATGCATCCCTTATTTATGGAATTGAACAAGAAATGGTAGGAACACTATGTGATTTCTTCATTAGAAGAACTAGTGCATTATTCTTTGATATAAATTGGGTGATCAAGTGGAAAGAACCGGTTACAAAATTCATGGCAACTATTTTCTCTTGGTCGCTTGAAGAAGAACAACGTTTCCGTGATGAGTTAGAAAAACACATATATGATGCCACTGTTCCTGTAGATTATGATGAACATCCACATGCTAAAAGTGTATAG
- a CDS encoding glycerol-3-phosphate responsive antiterminator yields MFENQQVLPATKSMKDFERVLSTKNVEFIVMLEVHIAQLDNIMKLAKANHKKILLHADLIQGLKNDEYSAEFLCQKIKPDGVISTRASVLKTAKKNGILSIQRLFLLDTLAIDTSYSLAQKVQPDFIEVLPGCVPHLIQKVSQETNIPVIAGGLITNQEEVTSVLKAGAHAVTTSRKELWRI; encoded by the coding sequence ATGTTTGAAAATCAACAGGTGTTACCTGCGACCAAATCAATGAAGGATTTTGAGCGGGTCCTTTCTACTAAAAATGTCGAGTTTATCGTAATGCTAGAAGTGCATATCGCTCAATTAGATAATATTATGAAGCTAGCAAAAGCAAATCATAAAAAAATCCTCTTACATGCAGATTTAATACAAGGTTTAAAGAACGATGAGTACTCAGCAGAGTTTTTATGTCAAAAAATAAAGCCTGATGGAGTTATTTCAACAAGAGCAAGTGTATTAAAGACAGCTAAAAAAAATGGTATTTTATCGATTCAGCGTCTTTTTTTGCTTGATACTTTGGCAATTGATACAAGTTACAGCTTAGCGCAAAAGGTTCAGCCTGACTTTATAGAAGTTCTACCAGGCTGTGTACCACATTTGATTCAAAAAGTAAGTCAGGAAACAAATATTCCTGTAATAGCAGGCGGCTTAATAACAAATCAAGAGGAAGTAACTAGTGTGTTAAAAGCAGGTGCACATGCTGTAACAACGTCCCGAAAGGAATTGTGGAGGATATAA